The DNA window TAGTCTATTACCTCACCCGCAATGGCCACCTCGAGCATCCTCATTTCATCGAAGTTCCTCTTTCCTCCCCCCAAGGTCTTTATCTAAGAGGTAATTAGCAAGATCCATCTCATTTACTTGTTCAACTGTTAGTTAGCTAgtcttattatcattattacTTACTATGTAGATGTTATCAATCGACTGGTTATACTCCGTGGTAGAGGCATGACTGAATTGTATTCCTGGTCCTGCAAAAGGTTCGTTTCCATTTTCATCCATCCAACTCTGCTTTAGGTTTAATTTCATCAACTGAGAGTTTTATATTCTCGACGAATTTTAGGAGTTATAGAAACGGATTCGTTTGGCACGATTTGGAGGAGAATGATCTTGTCTATCCAGCGCACGGTCAGGATTACGTTCTCAAAGGAACGGAGCTCTTCCACGGCGACATCATTTCCAAATCTAATCATGAGATCGAGACCAGCGCCAGAAggccaccaccaccaccacctgcGGTTATTAGAAAACCTAGCATCAGCAACGAATCTGATTTCCCGGTGGTGATTCGGCAGAGGAATCAATCATGGACATCGACCGATTTCAACGAGTATAAGGTTTACAAGAACGATATGGAATCCGACTCTGGCGGCGGAAGCGGTAGGGCTGCTGCTGCCAATGCGTCCACTCAGACCGAGGATCGCCGCAGCAGCAGGCGGAGAACAGCTGTGACAGTGGTTGAGAAAGACGAGATAGAAGAAGTGAAAACGAAACCACCGTCGTGTAGCGGGAGTCAGAGCCAGAGCCAGTATACGGAACTGAGAAGGGAAGACATGATCTCACCACCGGAGTCGGATTCGAGTCCCGAAACCCTGGGTTCCCTGATGAAAGGCGACAGCCGTGTGATTGTGAGCAAGGATGTGATTCCTACTCCACCAAGTGGTCGTCTGAGGGCGTCATCTGTTCTGATGCAGTTGATTTCATGCGGTTCTATGTCGTTCAAAGACTGCGGGCCGACCTGCTGGAAGGAGGAAGAAGATAGAGGTGAAGAACGGCAGGGATTCAATCTGATATCGTACTACAAGGGAAGGGTGCCGCGTGGAAGGGTGGTTTCGAATAAAGTGGAAAAGAAGGATGAGACAAGCGAGATTAACGGGCAGGTAAAAATGGAGGGTAAAGAGTACTTCAGTGGTAGCTTGTTAATTGTAGAGACAAACAAGGACGAGATCCCGATCCTCAAGAGATCTGCATCAGATCGGTGAGTCAACTTTCTTTCACATTCACAtgcattttttattaaagttttttagGCTTTCCATGCAGCAGCTATCCATTTATTTGGAAGGATCCTTTGATTCTGCAGGTAGTCAGTCAGTCTAGTCTAGTCAGTGTATCATTCATTGATTTCTATTCACAAAAAGTGATGATATCATCATTATCTTGGAAAAGAATCACAAAACACACAAAAGGACTAGGTGAATATGAATGAAGTCTTCTTCACCCATAAtacattgaaataaataatggtGTCAATCTTAATCCATTGTTGGTCAGTACTCAGGACCATAATTCATGgattaaagtaaaaaatgttTCTTGGCTGCTGCAGGAGTAGTAGTACTCAGACTTGGaagtgatgatgatgatgatgagtggCAGTTGGAAGTGTCTAATAATAAGGTTGGGTCAGGTTGGATAGGAGAATTTGAGGTAGAGATCACTACTACTACTACTGTATTATTGTTTCTAACAGGCAAACATGAATGCAGCTCATGCCCATAtctcaaataatcaattacTTGCCTTAATTTGTTTCAACAAGTATTTAAATGGTATTAAGTTGAGATTATTATGTTCATAGTGATGAATCAATCATGTGGAATTTCCTACAACATATTCTAGCCGCAATTAATTTGTAACAACAGAAAGAAAACAGTGGTTCTGGGTTGTGgtttgaaaaaacaaacaagATCAGCAGATTATCTGTTAGGTTTTTGGGTTGTGgtttgaaaaaacaaacaagATCAGCAGATTATCTGTTAGGTTTTTGAAGAGGATTACAGCTTCTCCTGCTGGTAATATCTATCTCCTTTAATATATCTAACTGCTCCCGATTACTTTACTTGTTTAAGCATTCTTACACAACATTTATGATGGATGAGATAGATCATGCCGTATGCCTCCCCCCCCCCCCTCCTGTTTGTCATTTTCAAGCTTTATGATTTCTGAAAAGCTCTATTAAAACTGCATCTTAGgctctatctatatatatgatGAAGAAGAATAGGGAAATAAGACCAATTGATATCCTCTCATCTACCACAAATAAATACATAGTTTAATCACACCCAACATTAGCGATTCAAACTTACATAAAATGTTTAACAAATAAGCGGAATCAAACAAGTAAGCGCAGCTTTTGTTAGGGAAATGACATCCTCCTCTCTTCTACTTCTCTATTGCATGCACattgttctttttcttcattagTAGAAAGTTGTGACTAAACTTTGATTGAGAAAAGGTTACATCATCCTAATGTTGTTTTAAGCAAATAACATGATTTTCAAACAAGGTCTAATTGATGCCATGGTCTTATGGTATACAGAAAATTGTCTCACTAAATTTACATGGTCAACACAATAAAACTGTAAAAATGAATCAGCCCAATAATGTCGGGCAGAAAATTTTGGTCCATCACTATTCATCTCGTTCTCTATTACCTACCTACAATGGCACTGGCCATGCCATCGTCATTGCCATTGATCGATGACTGGAATTTCTCCTCCCACAGTTGTCTTATGGGTTCTGGTACCATTGATTGACCAATTAAAGCATTCCATTTACCATTTACTGAATCATCAAGTATCCAGTTTATTTTAGCTGGTGTTCTGGAAAAATCCAATGTCGGACCATCTATCTTGCGCTCAGAAATCTTCTTCTTTGAACGAGGTTTCTGCAACGACAAATTGGAATGTTTAATAGCGAAGCAAACCATAACTActtgaaatgaaatattattattaatgatctCGCCTTAACACCACTGCCCAACTCGAACATCTTGGCCAGAGGagcattttcaatattattctCAATATTCTTCTCAACATTCTTCTCTGAAATATATCTCCTAACAGCACTAAACGACCGGAACCTTTGACCAGTCCCTGGCTCATAGTAGAACTGCATAACAAACAATTTAAATGAAATCTATTCTACTCATGATGGTAGTATATACAACTGACAAAGATTGACATGGATGCTAAAAGATTTGTCATATTTTTGCCTTCTCAAGAAGAAAATAACATGTGACCACAACTTCTGTATATGCTAAATGGATTCAACAAAGAAAATCAATCATTATTAACATAAGAATTCCATCAAATATACATCGTGTACAGAAAGAACAAGGTATCCCATTTGAAGCTAAAGAATTCAAAGAGTATTTGATAGTTATGGCTCTAACCCATCATAGATATAAAGAGTTTGATCCTAACTTTTTTGACCAAGATCAATCCAAGACATTGTAGATTTCCTTAAGGAACTAAGACAACTTTTGAGATATGCTTGAACCAAAGAGACAAGGCAAGAAATGCAACTctttaaacacaaataaaaaacatgatCTCAGAGCTAGAAACAAAGTTTAAGTTGAACCTTGGTTGTCAGTCCTTGGTATTTACTCGGCACTTCCTTAACAACCCAACCAACAGGAAGTGCAAAGTGCGATGTCCCTGCAGCACTAGAAGGATTTTCAATGGTTAACTGTTCTTCGTCGGATATTTCGTCCAGTTTCAACAACTGCAGACAAATTAGTAGTGCTATCATTGGTGAGAATAAACAGTTGGATTAGATATTGACTAACAGGAACCAAACCACCATTCACGAGTAACAATGTTGTCATTCATTCATCCATAAAAACAGATTGTCTAAGAAATCCAGAGAATAAAATGATCGAGAAAGTAAAGAACCAAAATGCCTTATTTAGAGAATCCAGATTAGGCCCTCTCAGAAGATAATAACCAACCGATTGCTTAAGGTTCAAGAACACTTAAGTGAAGACCTAACAACTAAATTATGAGTAGATGAAAGCTTCAAAAGTTTGTGTCCTTACCATCCTCCCTGAGACAGCCCTCTTCCTTTGACCAGATTTCTGCCAAATTTGAAAGGGAAACTACAATTAGTTCAGCAATCACCATATTCTCAGCAAAACATAAAACACAAGCAGAAACTGACACTGATATGCTTGTGTGCTTTATATGGTTTCTTTGAAGTTATGTTTTCCTGACCACGGACGTATCTCTCAACTTCTTTCAGAGATCTGAACCTCCTATCAGAACCTTCCTCAAAGTAATACTGCAAGAATGAAAGTTCCCTGGTTAagaactacatcaaacaagtttgATCTGGACCTAGTTACAAGAAACCTAAAATTTTGATATCTTGAGAGTCTATGCCCCATTGTATAGAACCGAATTCATGCAGGGAAAATGGTGCCATAATAATAAGGTTAGATGGAGAGTGAAAAGTAATAAAAACCTTGTCAACGTGTTTGCCGATGGCCCGAGGCACATATTGAACCTCCCAACCTCCGGGAAGCTCGAAACGAGAGGTTTTGGTTGGAGTTGGCTTGAGCTGACGGCTGGAATCATCCAAGGGTTGCAAAGGAGAAGCAATTGTGGTCAATGGGGGTAGAATCGACGGCGAGAGGAGAGCATCGTCGTCGTCGTCCTTCATTCTTGGCGATCTGCGATCAGAATTCAGGAAGGAGCAATTGGCAAGTCTGAATTGTTAACTATACTGTGCTGTTGTCTCGTTTGGGCAAATGCTGAACAATAGGGATGATGATGAAGATCCAATTGGGATCCAAACTTATTCGGGTTTTTTTTACGAGAAATGATAGAGAGATCGACGCTGCTACATATGCcacgttttaattttaaaaaaaaattataaaaatatatttagaaaagcGGCGCGCCCCTCTTTCAAACCCTAGCCCTCGTCTTTCGTTTGAAATCCATTACGCCCAAACTCTTATTTCAAACCCTAGCCCGCACGCCTATTCAAAGAATCCATTGATCGGTAAACACGAGCGCAATCGTTCTTTACTACAATGTAAATCGTAAATCTAACGTATCCACGTATTGGTAAACTCGAGCGCGATCGTTCTTTACTTTAGTTCAAATCGCAAATCGAACGTATTCCATTTTTGTTCTCTGTTTGACTATATTGTTCTTCAATCTTGAAAATTGAACGCCGCTTAAAAATGGTAAACTCATTCATCCTTCTTTACTTCAGTGCAAAATTTAGTGATGTAGTCTAACTTACGATCTTCTGTGATGTACATTGTCATGTTTTATGAACTGCTTTGTGCAttgtaaagtttttttttttttgcattgttgTAATGTTTTATAAACTGTATTGTCATGTTTTATAAATTGTGTTGTGATGTTGTTTGAACTGCGTTGTAATATTGTATTAGCTGAATTGTAATGTTTTATATTCTTCGTTTTAACTTATGTTAATTTTGCattgtcattttttatatttctgcGTTGTCATATTTTATGAACTACGTTATCATGTTTTATGAACTGTGTTGTCATGTTGTTTGAACTGCGTTGTCATATCTcaatcttttttatattttgtttatgaatCTGGTAGAATATACTTGGATTGACAATGACTTTGGATTTTAATATTTGCAGTTGGATGAATTTCTCATGGACCGTGGTCGTGTTGTTGTCACATTGCAGTGATTTTCTATTAcggttgggttttgcaacagtaAAACTACGGAttttcttagaaatcaaacactgccctcaaatgaaagaagtgattataTTAGGATTGATTGGAAAACTCCATAATCAAAGCTCCCCTAACCTCTCTCTGGACCAGCTAAAGAACAAAGAAggaaccagaaaaccctagatttgTTTACTCTCTCCAACCTTAcagtgttaaaaaaaaataccaaaaaatgtatttatatccTAACTCGTTTGCAAAACAGAAAATTCTGAtccatttttataataaaaaactctGACCCATTTATTTACCCGAAAGATAATACCTGCCCGCAATGGCAATGAACACCTCTAACAATTACTTGCTCTTCAttattaagatataaaattcattttaatctcATTAAATGTGTAATTAATAATTGTAGAGGAGAGACATCAGTCATACATATGCAATGACATGAAAGTGctaaaataaaagtttgatgAGCGACACAATTTCACAAGAAGAAAATACAATCCCGATAGTTGTTTCTGATGCTACTACCACACTTTTAAGATCTTGAGAAGATTGAAACTTTGTGTTTGTTTATATATTGGGTtggttaataataaataaaagtttttcaTTAGCTTTTTGGTGTGTGGTATTGTTTTATATCACTTAGAGAGGTATTAGTTAAAAGTTAAAgcatataatgtttttaaagcAAGTTTCTTGGTATCTTCTTCTTGAGAAGTTTCTTGATTTGTTGTTTTCTTGTTTCATAGTAGAACTGGCCATACAAAGAAATGAATATGATAATATATCAATGATATTATGTATATATGCTTGGTAtatctcttttaatttattaaatttgatatgtGAATGctatattattaaagaaaaccCAACAATAAACTTGGGAATATTGTAATTCAATATTGTAATTCATCTTTGATGATAATTGAAAAGGAATATaataagggtgtgtttgatgagggagaattggaattggaattggcattgaaattctaatttcaattctatgagaattgacattgaattacaattcaattcttattcccatgtttggaaaaattatagaattgtaattcaattccaattcctatgtttgggaaaatgatagaattgtaattcaattccaattcatatgtttgtaaaataaaatatcggttcaaaatattaacttttaaaatatgttttcacgtttttggcacgtttaatacgtttttgacatgtttaacacgtttttgacatgtttaacacatttttacacgtttttggtacgtttaaacacgtttttgacatgtttaacacattttcacacttaaaacatattttcacacatttaacatgtttttcacgtttttagtatgtttaacacgtttttaacatttttaatacgtttaacatgtttttcacacgttttaacaagtttaacatgtttttcacgtttttggcacgtttttaacatgtttaatacgtttttcacacgtttaacatgtttttcacgtttaacacgtttttggcatgtctaacatgttttacacatttttgacacctttaacacattttttcatgttttgacacatttaacacgtttttcatacttGTAACActtgtttttcacgttttcacacgtttttaacacgttttaacacatttttcacgttttcacatgtttttcacattttcacacgttttaacacgtttttcacgttttcacgttttaacaagtttaacacgtttttcatacgtttttacacgttttaacaagttaaatgcgtttttcacgttttcacacgttttttacatgttttttacacaattcaacaagtttaacacgtttttcacgttttgacacgtttttaacatgtttaatacgtttttcacacgtttaacatgtttttcacatttttcacacgtttaacacgtttttggcatgtctaacacgttttacacatttttgacacgtttagcacgtttgttcacgttttggcacatttaacacgtttttcacacgtttaacacgttttcacacgtttttcacatttaacacgttttcacacgtttaacatgattttcacgtttttggcacgttaaacacatttttggcatgtctaacacgttttcacacgtttaatatgttttcacgttttggcaagtttaacacgttttcacacatttttcacgtttttcacacgttttaacacgtttttcacgttttcacatattattcacgtttttaacacgtttttcacgtttttggcatattgaacacgtttttgacatttttaatacgtttaacatgttttcacacgttttgataggtttaaaacatgttaaacatgtcaaaaacgtaaaaacgtgttacatgtatcaaaaatgtgttaaacgtgcaaaataagtgaaaaacttgttaaacgtgccaaaacgtgaaaaacatgttaaacatgtttaaaacgtgttaaatgtgttaaaaatgtgtcaaacgtttcaaaaacgtaaaaaacatttgaaacgtgtcaacaatgtgttaaacgtgtttaatgtgttaaaaacgttttaaacgtgttaaaaatatgaaaacgtgttaaacgttccaaacatgtgaaaaacttgttaaacgtgccaaaacgtgaaaaacgtgaacgtgtcaaaaatgaggtaaatgtgtcaaaaacgtaaaaaaaaaatgtgttaaaggtgtcaaaaacgtgttaaacgtgtcaaaaacgtaaaaaacatgtttaatggtcaaaaacgtgaaaacgtgttaaatgtgtcaaaatgaggtaaatgtgtcaaattcgtaaaaaaatgtgttaaatatgtcaaaaacgtaaacaaacgtgttaaatgtgtcaaaaacgtaaaaaaacgtgttaaatgtgtcaaaaacgtgaaaacgtgataataatattaaatgtgtcaaaaatgtattaaacgtgtcaaaaacgtgttaaatgtgtcaaaaacatgaaaatcatattaaacgtgtcaaaaacatgaaaatcatattaaacgtgtcaaaaacgtgttaaacgtgtcaaggacgtgttaaacgtgttaaatgtgtcaaaaacgtgttaaacgtgtcaaggacatgaaaaacgtgttaggtttgtcaaaacttgttaaacgtgtcaaaacgtgtcaaaaacgtgttaaacgtgttaaaaacgtgaaaatcatgttaaatgtgttaaacgtgtcaaggatgtgaaaacgtgttaaatgtgtcaaaaacgtgttaaacgtgtcaaggacgtgaaaaacatgttaaatgtgtcaaaacgtgttaaacgtgacaaaaacatgctaaaaacatgttaaacgtgtcaaaaacgtgttaaacatgttaaaaacgtgaaaatcatgttaaacgtgtcaaaaatgtgttaaacatgtcaatgacgtgttaaacgtgtcaaggacgtgaaaaacatgttaaatgtgtcaaaaacgtgttaaatgtgtcaagtacgtaaaaaacgtgttaaatatgtcaaaacgtgttaaacgtgcaaaaaaacatgttaaacgtgccaaaaacgtgttaaacgtgccaaaaacgtgttaaacgtgtgaaaaacgtgaaaaatgtgtgaaaaatgtgaaatacgtgtgaaaacgtgttaaacgtgtcaagtacgtaaaaaacgtgttaaatgtgtcaaaacgtgttaaacgtgttaaaaacgtgttaaacgtgccaaaaatgtgttaaacatgccaaaaacgtattaaaatgtgttaaacgtgtcaaggacgtgttaaacgtgttaaagacgtgttaaacatgtcaagtacgtgaaaaacgtgttaaatgtgtcaaaatgtgttaaacgtgtccaggacgtgaaaaacgtgttaaatgtgtcaaaacgtgttaaacatgtcaaaaacgtgttaaaaacgtgaaaacaatgttaaacgtgtcaaaaacgtgttaaacgtgtcaatggcgtaaaaaacatgttaaatgtgtcaaaaacgtgttaaacatgttaaacatgtcaaaaacataaaaaaacgtgttaatttgaaattacaattccgacctaaaaagattggaattgagaactatcaaattacactatatccaatttcattggaattctaatttcaattccaattattaaaattaaagtgtctaacaaacataagaattggaattggaccctccaattccaattccaattccaattccaatgccagggttatcaaacacacccagagtgtgtttgatgaagaggaattggaattggaattggcattggaattctaattccaattccatgagaatcgACATTgatttacaattcaattcctatgtttaaaaaaattatagaattgtaattcaattccaattcctatgtttgggaaaataatagaattgtaattcaattgtaattcaattctaattcctatgtttgtaaaataaaatatcggttcaaaatattatctttttacatatgttttcacgtttttgacatgtttaatacgtttttgacatgtttaacacgtttttgacattttaacacgtttttgacacgttcaaacacgtttttgacatgtttaacacattttcacacttaaaacacattttcacacgtttaacatgtttttcacat is part of the Impatiens glandulifera chromosome 1, dImpGla2.1, whole genome shotgun sequence genome and encodes:
- the LOC124921086 gene encoding protein SOSEKI 5, giving the protein MAIASSRGRSQIQTHREDTSPDHDDDDRTNLPKLPLVYYLTRNGHLEHPHFIEVPLSSPQGLYLRDVINRLVILRGRGMTELYSWSCKRSYRNGFVWHDLEENDLVYPAHGQDYVLKGTELFHGDIISKSNHEIETSARRPPPPPPAVIRKPSISNESDFPVVIRQRNQSWTSTDFNEYKVYKNDMESDSGGGSGRAAAANASTQTEDRRSSRRRTAVTVVEKDEIEEVKTKPPSCSGSQSQSQYTELRREDMISPPESDSSPETLGSLMKGDSRVIVSKDVIPTPPSGRLRASSVLMQLISCGSMSFKDCGPTCWKEEEDRGEERQGFNLISYYKGRVPRGRVVSNKVEKKDETSEINGQVKMEGKEYFSGSLLIVETNKDEIPILKRSASDRSSSTQTWK
- the LOC124921833 gene encoding methyl-CpG-binding domain-containing protein 7-like, giving the protein MKDDDDDALLSPSILPPLTTIASPLQPLDDSSRQLKPTPTKTSRFELPGGWEVQYVPRAIGKHVDKYYFEEGSDRRFRSLKEVERYVRGQENITSKKPYKAHKHISKSGQRKRAVSGRMLLKLDEISDEEQLTIENPSSAAGTSHFALPVGWVVKEVPSKYQGLTTKFYYEPGTGQRFRSFSAVRRYISEKNVEKNIENNIENAPLAKMFELGSGVKKPRSKKKISERKIDGPTLDFSRTPAKINWILDDSVNGKWNALIGQSMVPEPIRQLWEEKFQSSINGNDDGMASAIVGR